In Melanotaenia boesemani isolate fMelBoe1 chromosome 7, fMelBoe1.pri, whole genome shotgun sequence, a single window of DNA contains:
- the LOC121643310 gene encoding roundabout homolog 3-like, with protein MIGGRASFILLSTLAVIQTLDVPSKISLTEVDLGDSVTLTCKPSKHYSGLLYWFRMKFGYMFETVAMGTFQTPSLQGQFNTSKFKVFKDHSLTIRNVSKEDEAMYFCQAGAAYQMSFVNGTHLAVNDPQNKQKTVKLSSDVELVSLGNKINLQCSFLKESPRQCPDEDRVFWYRAGSESEPGFIYADKSSCDKQSGRRCVSRLSKIIQNPSDAGNDYCAVATCGEILFGEGTKVEIREQWGLPVIVLGTLLALSVIVIAILVCARD; from the exons ATGATCGGAGGACGAGCTTCTTTCATTCTTCTAAGTACATTGG cTGTGATTCAAACCCTTGACGTTCCTTCTAAGATCTCTTTGACTGAGGTTGATCTTGGTGATAGCGTGACTCTGACATGTAAACCCTCTAAACATTACTCTGGGTTGTTGTACTGGTTTAGGATGAAATTTGGATATATGTTTGAAACAGTTGCTATGGGGACTTTTCAAACACCATCACTTCAAGGACAATTTAACACCTCAAAATTCAAAGTGTTTAAGGACCATTCTCTCACCATAAGAAATGTGAGCAAAGAAGATGAAGCAATGTACTTCTGTCAGGCAGGAGCAGCATATCAGATGTCATTTGTTAATGGCACACATTTAGCCGTGAATG ATCCTCAAAATAAGCAGAAAACTGTGAAACTGAGTTCAGATGTGGAGTTAGTCTCGCTGGGCAACAAGATAAACCTGCAATGTTCATTTCTCAAAGAGAGTCCACGTCAGTGTCCAGATGAAGACAGAGTCTTCTGGTACAGAGCTGGATCAGAATCTGAACCAGGCTTCATTTATGCTGACAAGTCCAGCTGTGACAAACAATCAGGAAGAAGATGTGTTTCACGTCTGTCCAAAATTATTCAGAACCCCTCAGATGCTGGAAATGACTACTGTGCCGTGGCCACGTGTGGAGAGATCCTGTTTGGAGAAGGAACTAAAGTGGAGATAA GAGAACAATGGGGTCTACCTGTCATTGTTCTTGGAACACTGTTGGCTCTTTCTGTGATTGTGATTGCAATCCTCGTATGTGCAAGAGACTAA